A single genomic interval of Halorubrum aethiopicum harbors:
- a CDS encoding VOC family protein, which translates to MDLRIDHVTVAGRDLDRLVDAFAEAGFPVEYGGRHSNGVTHMAIVGFRDGSYLELISTLEPDADSPWWDGPIHGNGGPCAWAVDVEDIDAASADLRDRGVRVEGPSAYQRTREDGALVEWDLTYLGDGDPGATLPFLISDRTPRERRVRPTGDLDSSPVVGVDTVVLGVPDLDAAVGRFETAFDAGDPELGESPDLEADVATYSDLPVALAEPRGEGWLADRLDEFGPRPVAYLLGYEGDGSGFSDLESGSVGDRPVEWAPVTHPVGRRYLGFVAVKE; encoded by the coding sequence ATGGACCTCCGCATCGATCACGTCACGGTCGCGGGACGGGATCTGGACCGGCTCGTCGACGCGTTCGCCGAGGCCGGCTTCCCGGTCGAGTACGGGGGTCGCCACTCCAACGGCGTCACCCACATGGCGATCGTCGGGTTCCGCGACGGGAGCTACCTCGAACTCATCTCGACGCTGGAGCCCGACGCCGACTCGCCGTGGTGGGACGGTCCCATCCACGGGAACGGCGGGCCCTGCGCGTGGGCGGTCGACGTCGAGGACATCGACGCCGCGAGCGCCGACCTCCGCGACCGCGGCGTCCGCGTCGAGGGCCCCTCGGCGTACCAGCGGACCCGCGAGGACGGGGCGCTCGTCGAGTGGGACCTCACCTATCTGGGAGACGGCGATCCGGGCGCGACGCTCCCGTTCCTCATCAGTGACCGGACCCCGCGGGAGCGCCGGGTCCGGCCGACCGGCGACCTGGACTCGTCGCCGGTCGTCGGCGTCGACACGGTCGTGTTGGGCGTTCCCGACCTCGACGCCGCGGTCGGGAGGTTCGAGACGGCGTTCGACGCCGGCGACCCGGAACTCGGGGAGAGCCCCGACCTCGAGGCCGACGTCGCGACGTACTCCGACCTCCCAGTCGCGTTGGCGGAGCCGCGCGGCGAGGGGTGGCTCGCCGACCGACTCGACGAGTTCGGTCCGCGACCCGTCGCGTACCTCCTCGGATACGAGGGCGACGGTTCCGGGTTCTCGGACCTCGAGTCGGGGTCCGTCGGGGATCGGCCGGTCGAGTGGGCTCCGGTGACACACCCGGTGGGCCGTCGCTATCTCGGGTTCGTCGCGGTGAAAGAATAG
- a CDS encoding rhodanese-like domain-containing protein: MDGEIDPAALAALLEDGEDVRIVDIRDERAFDRGHLPDSESIPFPELTTRVAELEGAERIVTVCPHGIASRQAAQLIGSYEGTADARVESLRGGVEAWQEGGHELETSSAEDGRNGADAGDGGREGGPEEGPDAPF; encoded by the coding sequence ATGGACGGCGAGATCGACCCGGCGGCGCTTGCCGCGCTGCTGGAGGACGGCGAGGACGTGCGGATCGTCGACATCCGCGACGAGCGGGCGTTCGACCGGGGTCACCTCCCCGACAGCGAGTCGATCCCGTTCCCGGAGCTCACGACCCGCGTCGCCGAACTGGAGGGCGCAGAGCGGATCGTGACGGTCTGTCCCCACGGGATCGCGAGCAGGCAGGCCGCCCAGCTGATCGGCAGCTACGAGGGGACCGCCGACGCCCGCGTCGAGAGCCTCCGCGGCGGGGTCGAGGCGTGGCAGGAGGGCGGCCACGAGCTGGAGACCTCGTCCGCCGAGGACGGCAGGAACGGCGCGGACGCCGGGGACGGCGGGCGCGAAGGCGGCCCGGAGGAGGGTCCGGACGCGCCGTTCTGA
- a CDS encoding ABC transporter substrate-binding protein: MPSDSNELVNRRRFLTVAGSSGIVGLSGCVSFGGGEESGGDGSGDGSSGDDGSGGDGGGDGSSGDDGSGSDDGSDDGSDAPETISLGQPASLSGQWDFLQPGVSQATDAAVAHINEAGGPLDAELEVIRRDTAVDPQEARTVTTQLIENDGVPAIVGLFSSEINPLWDFLQDFEVPMVTPWPGSTFLDTRGGDKATPEDLSDDEWVWRTVVGDTVHTSGSAVYALENDLDTLGVLNGTTEGERSYVDGFLSVYEDNGGTVAERVEVEIGGSSYQSALSRLFDAEFDAFLVSLPLESAITALSDWSDAGYGRQPILSDPLAQQELVDQVGSDIHGAWAGSPGQSGPSYDTFEGIYSEEGDAAINAWTPPAWDAMQVIALAIERAGEATPEAIERNLGPVSRDGGTEVSTFAEGKEALANGEEISYQGAATPTNFTQHGNVFGSVTISTAGENGFEATSEVPAEDIREYVAEGEY, encoded by the coding sequence ATGCCATCTGATAGCAATGAACTCGTGAATCGTCGTAGGTTCCTGACCGTCGCCGGAAGCAGCGGGATCGTCGGACTCTCCGGCTGCGTGAGCTTCGGCGGCGGCGAGGAGAGCGGCGGCGACGGGAGCGGGGACGGGAGCAGCGGGGACGACGGAAGCGGCGGCGACGGGGGCGGGGACGGGAGCAGCGGGGACGACGGAAGCGGCAGCGACGACGGGAGCGACGACGGAAGCGACGCCCCCGAGACCATCTCGCTCGGTCAGCCCGCGTCGCTGAGCGGGCAGTGGGACTTCCTCCAGCCGGGGGTCTCACAGGCGACCGACGCCGCGGTCGCCCACATCAACGAGGCCGGCGGACCGCTGGACGCGGAGCTGGAAGTGATCCGGCGGGACACCGCCGTCGACCCGCAGGAGGCGCGGACCGTCACGACCCAGCTGATCGAGAACGACGGGGTACCGGCGATCGTGGGCCTCTTCTCAAGCGAGATCAACCCGCTTTGGGACTTCCTCCAGGACTTCGAGGTCCCGATGGTCACCCCGTGGCCGGGGTCGACGTTCCTCGACACTCGCGGCGGGGACAAGGCGACGCCGGAGGACCTCTCGGACGACGAGTGGGTCTGGCGGACCGTCGTCGGCGACACCGTCCACACGAGCGGGAGCGCGGTGTACGCGCTCGAGAACGACCTCGATACCCTCGGCGTGCTCAACGGCACCACCGAGGGCGAGCGCAGCTACGTCGACGGGTTCCTCTCCGTCTACGAGGACAACGGCGGGACGGTCGCCGAGCGGGTGGAAGTCGAGATCGGCGGATCGAGCTACCAGTCGGCGCTCAGCCGGCTCTTCGACGCCGAGTTCGACGCCTTCCTCGTGAGCCTCCCGCTGGAGTCCGCGATCACGGCGCTCTCGGACTGGTCCGACGCGGGGTACGGCCGCCAGCCGATCCTCTCGGACCCGCTGGCACAACAGGAGCTCGTCGACCAGGTCGGCAGCGACATCCACGGCGCGTGGGCCGGATCGCCCGGCCAATCGGGCCCGAGCTACGACACCTTCGAGGGGATCTACTCGGAGGAGGGCGACGCGGCGATCAACGCCTGGACGCCGCCCGCGTGGGACGCCATGCAGGTGATCGCGCTGGCGATCGAGCGGGCGGGCGAGGCGACCCCGGAGGCGATAGAGCGCAACCTCGGGCCGGTCAGCCGTGACGGCGGGACGGAGGTCAGCACCTTCGCCGAGGGGAAGGAGGCGCTCGCCAACGGCGAGGAGATCTCCTACCAAGGTGCGGCGACGCCCACGAACTTCACCCAGCACGGCAACGTCTTCGGCAGCGTCACGATAAGCACCGCCGGCGAAAACGGGTTCGAGGCGACGAGCGAGGTCCCGGCCGAGGACATCCGGGAGTACGTCGCCGAAGGCGAATACTGA
- a CDS encoding cupin domain-containing protein translates to MTLDRYADAVGDLDPADGEVATAELVVTDDVLVKAFVLAPGGEVDAHEHADATNVFHVLEGEPTVIRDGESERLAAPAVVHNARGDVHGARNETDARAVLTASLCPLP, encoded by the coding sequence ATGACGCTCGACCGATACGCCGACGCGGTCGGCGACCTCGACCCGGCGGACGGCGAGGTCGCCACCGCCGAACTCGTCGTCACCGACGACGTGCTCGTGAAGGCGTTCGTCCTCGCGCCCGGCGGCGAGGTCGACGCGCACGAGCACGCGGACGCGACGAACGTCTTCCACGTCCTCGAGGGGGAGCCGACCGTGATCCGGGACGGCGAGTCCGAACGCCTCGCCGCGCCGGCGGTCGTCCACAACGCCCGCGGGGACGTCCACGGGGCCCGAAACGAGACCGACGCGCGCGCCGTGCTCACGGCGAGCCTCTGCCCGCTCCCGTGA
- a CDS encoding branched-chain amino acid ABC transporter permease, whose amino-acid sequence MGLLQEAIFGIVTGSYIAIAAIGFTLIYGIVNMINFAYGEYLTLGAFVGFLAASAIPLPLPVAVVVAMIGGGVISIVLARGFFTPINHTGPVPMLLTSIGLGIAIRNAIRLFGGRSARYIETETTTFRFDAVPDVPIGSVDLLGGFFVTSEHLVVVGSAVAVFLAIHALLTRTDVGIAMRAMGDDESLARVRGIDTQLIRDSVWVLAGVLAGLAGVLMAIQTNVSSTTGFSHILQILSAAILGGAGSPYGAIIGAYVIGLALALSTAFLPSSMTGLSSAVAFAILIVVLLVKPSGIAGTEVREA is encoded by the coding sequence ATGGGCTTGCTTCAGGAAGCCATCTTCGGGATCGTCACCGGGTCGTACATCGCGATCGCCGCGATCGGATTCACGCTCATCTACGGGATCGTGAACATGATCAACTTCGCGTACGGGGAGTACCTCACCCTCGGCGCGTTCGTCGGCTTCCTCGCCGCGAGCGCGATCCCCCTCCCGTTGCCGGTCGCGGTCGTCGTCGCGATGATCGGCGGCGGGGTCATCAGCATCGTGCTCGCCCGCGGCTTCTTCACTCCCATCAACCACACGGGCCCGGTGCCGATGCTGCTGACGTCGATCGGGCTCGGGATCGCCATCCGCAACGCGATCCGCCTCTTCGGCGGTCGGAGCGCCCGCTACATCGAGACCGAGACGACGACGTTCCGGTTCGACGCGGTTCCCGACGTGCCGATCGGCTCCGTGGACCTGCTCGGCGGCTTCTTCGTCACCTCCGAACACCTGGTCGTGGTCGGCTCCGCCGTCGCGGTCTTCCTCGCCATCCACGCGCTGTTGACGCGGACCGACGTGGGGATCGCGATGCGGGCGATGGGCGACGACGAGAGCCTGGCGCGCGTCCGCGGCATCGACACCCAGCTGATCCGCGACAGCGTCTGGGTGCTGGCGGGCGTCCTCGCCGGGCTCGCGGGCGTGCTCATGGCGATCCAGACGAACGTCAGCTCCACCACGGGCTTCAGCCACATCCTCCAGATACTCTCTGCCGCCATCCTCGGGGGAGCCGGCAGCCCGTACGGGGCGATCATCGGCGCGTACGTCATCGGGCTCGCGCTCGCGCTCTCGACGGCGTTCCTGCCGTCGTCGATGACCGGCCTCTCCTCGGCGGTCGCGTTCGCGATCCTGATCGTCGTGCTGCTCGTCAAGCCGAGCGGGATCGCCGGAACGGAGGTGCGTGAGGCGTGA
- a CDS encoding ABC transporter ATP-binding protein, which produces MSLLSAEGLVKDFGGLRAIDGLSVSIDEGELVGVMGPNGAGKSTFFNCVSGVIPPDDGTVTLDGTDVTGDPPESLAHRGLVRTFQNTRELETMTVRDNVRLAAPDQPGERTLPALIRSGSMREHEESVRERADELIETFELDHLADEYSSNLSGGQRKLLELARTLMLDPEVLLLDEPFAGVNPTLTRDIADRIRDLNAEGMTVVIIEHELETLTELVDRLIVLRQGRLLVEGEPEAVLEDERVIEAYLGGDAE; this is translated from the coding sequence ATGAGTCTCCTCTCCGCGGAGGGACTCGTCAAGGACTTCGGCGGCCTGCGCGCGATAGACGGCCTGTCCGTCTCGATCGACGAGGGGGAACTCGTCGGCGTGATGGGGCCGAACGGCGCGGGGAAGTCGACGTTCTTCAACTGCGTCAGCGGCGTCATCCCCCCGGACGACGGGACCGTCACCCTCGACGGGACCGACGTGACGGGCGACCCGCCCGAGTCGCTGGCACACCGCGGGCTGGTGCGGACCTTCCAGAACACCCGCGAGCTGGAGACGATGACCGTCCGCGACAACGTCCGGCTCGCCGCGCCCGACCAGCCGGGCGAGCGGACCCTTCCCGCGCTGATCCGGAGCGGATCGATGCGTGAACACGAGGAGTCGGTCCGCGAGCGGGCCGACGAGCTGATCGAGACGTTCGAGCTCGACCACCTCGCCGACGAGTACAGCAGCAACCTCTCGGGCGGCCAGCGGAAGCTGCTCGAGCTCGCGCGGACGCTGATGCTCGACCCCGAGGTGTTGCTCCTCGACGAGCCGTTCGCGGGCGTCAACCCGACGCTGACCCGCGACATCGCGGACCGAATCCGGGACCTCAACGCGGAGGGCATGACGGTCGTGATCATCGAACACGAACTCGAGACGCTGACCGAACTCGTCGATCGGCTGATCGTCCTCCGGCAGGGACGGCTGCTCGTCGAGGGCGAGCCGGAGGCGGTGCTCGAGGACGAGCGCGTCATCGAGGCGTACCTCGGGGGTGACGCCGAATGA
- a CDS encoding branched-chain amino acid ABC transporter permease: protein MSALDRLPSGRGDRALIAGVACLLVGGLFALTPLQANLPSALYVFVEVGITFVIYGMLVLGLDLQYGHTGLVNFGHVVFFAVGAYATAMLSAADPFAGIGLGYPWPLGLLVGVIAAALLGLVVSATSIRLRDDFLAIVTLATAEIFHSIFVNFEGVFGGNVGILGVPRPIAGLVGDADTRLIATILVLGGLTLITLAAVTRLTDAPYGRVLRAIRADELVTRSVGKSTIVYKTQAFVYGAALAGLAGGLFALYNGAVAPGFFTIQVTVTIWIGMLLGGAANHRAVLAGLAIIMGLRLVSRFGLSVTPVPGDVFAALRLVVVGLILIAVIRFRPAGIWGDPQELGVDQ from the coding sequence GTGAGCGCCCTCGACCGCCTCCCGTCCGGACGCGGCGACCGCGCCCTGATCGCCGGGGTGGCCTGCCTGCTCGTCGGCGGCCTGTTCGCGTTGACGCCGCTTCAGGCGAACCTGCCGAGCGCGCTGTACGTCTTCGTCGAGGTCGGGATCACGTTCGTGATCTACGGCATGCTCGTGCTCGGGCTCGACCTCCAGTACGGCCACACCGGCCTGGTCAACTTCGGGCACGTGGTCTTCTTCGCGGTCGGCGCGTACGCGACCGCGATGCTGTCGGCGGCGGATCCGTTCGCCGGGATCGGGCTGGGGTATCCGTGGCCGCTCGGGCTCCTGGTGGGCGTGATCGCGGCCGCCCTTCTCGGCCTCGTCGTGAGCGCCACCTCGATCCGGCTCCGCGACGACTTCCTCGCGATCGTCACGCTCGCGACCGCGGAGATATTCCACTCGATCTTCGTCAACTTCGAGGGGGTCTTCGGCGGGAACGTCGGGATCCTCGGCGTCCCGCGGCCGATCGCCGGGCTCGTCGGCGACGCCGACACGCGGCTCATCGCGACGATCCTCGTGTTGGGCGGGCTCACGCTGATCACGCTCGCGGCCGTCACCCGGCTCACCGACGCGCCGTACGGGCGCGTCCTCCGGGCGATCCGGGCCGACGAGTTGGTGACGCGCTCGGTGGGCAAGTCCACGATCGTCTACAAGACGCAGGCGTTCGTCTACGGCGCGGCGCTGGCCGGCCTCGCCGGCGGGCTGTTCGCGCTGTACAACGGCGCGGTCGCGCCCGGCTTCTTCACCATCCAGGTGACCGTGACGATCTGGATCGGAATGTTACTCGGCGGCGCGGCGAACCACCGCGCGGTGCTCGCCGGCCTGGCGATCATCATGGGGCTGCGGCTCGTCTCCCGGTTCGGGCTGAGCGTGACGCCGGTTCCCGGCGACGTGTTCGCTGCCCTCCGGCTCGTCGTCGTCGGCCTGATACTGATCGCGGTGATCCGGTTCCGCCCCGCGGGGATCTGGGGCGACCCGCAGGAGCTGGGGGTGGACCAATGA
- a CDS encoding ABC transporter ATP-binding protein yields MSLLEVIDLDAGYGDLRVLSGVDIRVDDGEYVTIVGPNGAGKSTVMKAIVGLATCQGGSIEYRGTDIAGMDPEEVVRERIGYVPQSDNVFPTLTVEENLRLGAYVLDEVPEDRKRDVYDRFPALADRTDENAGSLSGGQQQMLAMGCALMLDPDVLLLDEPSAGLAPDLVDDMFDRVDEINDAGTTVLMVEQNAKEALRRCDRGYVLANGENRYEDDGDALLGDEEVRREFLGG; encoded by the coding sequence ATGAGCCTGCTCGAGGTGATCGACCTCGACGCGGGCTACGGCGACCTCCGGGTGCTCTCCGGGGTCGACATCCGCGTCGACGACGGGGAGTACGTCACGATCGTCGGCCCCAACGGCGCGGGGAAGTCGACGGTGATGAAGGCGATCGTCGGGCTCGCGACGTGTCAGGGCGGATCGATCGAGTACCGCGGGACGGACATCGCCGGGATGGATCCCGAGGAGGTCGTTCGCGAGCGGATCGGCTACGTCCCCCAGTCGGACAACGTCTTCCCGACGCTGACCGTCGAGGAGAACCTCCGGCTCGGCGCGTACGTGCTCGACGAGGTACCCGAGGACCGGAAGCGGGACGTCTACGACCGGTTCCCGGCGCTCGCCGACCGGACGGACGAGAACGCCGGCTCGCTGTCGGGCGGCCAACAGCAGATGCTCGCGATGGGGTGTGCGTTGATGCTCGATCCCGACGTGCTGCTCTTGGACGAGCCGAGCGCTGGCCTCGCGCCCGACCTCGTCGACGACATGTTCGACCGGGTCGACGAGATCAACGACGCCGGCACCACGGTCCTGATGGTCGAGCAGAACGCCAAGGAGGCGCTTCGACGCTGTGACCGCGGCTACGTGCTCGCCAACGGCGAGAACCGCTACGAGGACGACGGCGACGCCCTCCTCGGCGACGAGGAGGTTCGCCGGGAGTTCCTCGGCGGGTAA